Proteins encoded together in one Entomobacter blattae window:
- the prfB gene encoding peptide chain release factor 2 (programmed frameshift): MSAESEALYDQIKQSIALLRRHLDWDIAQDRLAELNNKVEDPTLWDNPEQAQKIMRERNFLVSQVEGVKTMEGEAKANLELLALAEEEGDNAIIAEVMTSLTHLAEEAKRREIESLLSGEADQNNCYLEVNSGAGGTESQDWTEMLLRMYTRWAEKHGYKITFMESTDGEQAGLKSATIQVSGPNAYGWLKTEAGVHRLVRISPFDSAARRHTSFASVWVYPEVDDSIEIEISDADLKVDTFRASGAGGQHINKTESAIRITHIPSGIVVACQTDRSQHRNRATAMGMLKARLYEAELQKREAAAAQTEASKTDIGWGHQIRSYVLAPYQLVKDLRTNLEKTNPEAVLDGDLDDFMAAALSQRVGTTRSEASAQAI; encoded by the exons ATGTCGGCTGAAAGTGAAGCCTTATATGACCAGATCAAGCAGTCCATTGCACTGCTGAGGAGGCATCTT GACTGGGATATAGCCCAGGATCGCCTTGCGGAGTTAAACAATAAGGTGGAAGATCCAACCTTGTGGGATAACCCTGAACAGGCGCAGAAAATTATGCGTGAACGTAATTTTCTCGTCTCCCAGGTTGAGGGGGTTAAAACTATGGAGGGTGAGGCAAAAGCTAATCTTGAATTATTGGCGTTGGCTGAAGAAGAGGGTGACAATGCCATTATTGCAGAAGTGATGACAAGCTTAACTCACCTGGCAGAAGAGGCCAAGAGACGGGAGATAGAAAGCTTACTCTCTGGTGAGGCTGATCAGAATAACTGTTATTTGGAGGTTAATTCTGGTGCTGGAGGTACAGAATCCCAGGATTGGACAGAAATGCTTTTGCGGATGTATACCCGCTGGGCAGAAAAACATGGCTATAAAATTACCTTTATGGAAAGCACAGATGGTGAGCAAGCGGGTTTGAAATCTGCCACCATTCAGGTTTCTGGGCCCAATGCGTACGGCTGGTTAAAAACAGAGGCTGGGGTTCATCGTTTGGTGCGGATATCGCCGTTTGATTCAGCGGCACGCAGGCATACTTCTTTCGCTTCCGTCTGGGTTTATCCCGAAGTCGATGACTCTATTGAGATTGAAATTTCAGACGCTGACCTTAAAGTCGATACTTTTCGTGCTTCTGGGGCAGGGGGGCAGCATATCAATAAAACGGAATCAGCCATCCGCATTACACATATCCCCTCAGGAATTGTGGTGGCCTGCCAAACTGATCGTTCGCAACATCGTAACCGTGCTACAGCGATGGGGATGTTAAAGGCCCGACTTTACGAAGCAGAATTACAAAAACGAGAAGCCGCCGCCGCCCAAACCGAAGCCTCTAAAACAGATATTGGGTGGGGGCACCAGATTCGCTCGTACGTTCTTGCCCCTTATCAGCTGGTAAAAGACTTGCGGACAAATCTTGAAAAAACCAATCCTGAGGCCGTTCTGGATGGTGACCTGGATGACTTTATGGCAGCTGCTCTTTCCCAGCGTGTTGGCACCACC
- a CDS encoding penicillin-binding protein 1A has protein sequence MSLQFDNAEKKPLPDPGLEKRRSPPLLRRPRFRMWRRLVGGVLGVVLLGVIGGGSVFIVGYEKLVGDLPTVDGLKNYQPQVMSRIYASDDQLMAELAAERRIFVPYYAIPDRVKQAFISAEDQKFYSHNGVDPLAIIRAGLTDLTMSHGKRPIGASTITQQVSRIMLLGSVQTLSVTRKIREALLAMRVEQSLPKERILEIYLNEIYLGNGAYGIAAASEAYFNKPLNQLDNAEVAFLAALPKSPANYNPYRYPDVARGRRNWVLERMVETGALSRKEADEAKAEPLVPKVFIRPGPVGGSEWFAEAVRRELIERFGKDKAMEGGLIAHTSMDPKLQASATALLHEGLINYDRRHNRWHGPVGHIQDVEEGSWQKELRLAKAPSGLLYQWRLGVILTNKGKVGWLDGRTNRRMEPISHTGMLTAKDLGWMRNGHAFHVGDLVMVEPQSSDGRQSDERVTIQQIPTVEGALVSVDVHTGRVLALVGGWSFDASQFNRATQALRQPGSSFKPIVYLTAMEQNISPSQKFEDAPFSSGDWHPSNYEKDFWGSTTLHDALRGSRNLVTIRLAAHVGMSNVAKMAIALHEVDSMPKVLPAALGAVETTVLREAGAYASIAAQGKVVVPSLVDYVQDRDGQVIWHSSFFEGKDLDNPSIYPQRVDKREEAATPQSAFQIITMMEDVIKRGTGRRAGEGITQPIAGKTGTSQNFNDAWFAGFSPDVVTIVWMGFDKPQSLGKNETGGVVAGPIWNKFMKEVFQTLPATRFVIPSGITLAQYNTGRGIATDAFKPGQKPGASANLWGKGSDSQKLSASDTGAENLPLSESDMESGGGAVSSGGASSYETGRKKTVDAPSAGGDIGMGGLY, from the coding sequence ATGTCTCTGCAGTTTGATAATGCAGAAAAAAAACCATTACCCGATCCTGGTCTAGAAAAAAGGCGGAGCCCGCCACTTTTAAGGCGGCCGCGTTTTCGTATGTGGCGCCGGCTGGTGGGTGGGGTACTGGGTGTTGTGCTGCTTGGCGTGATCGGCGGTGGCAGTGTTTTTATTGTGGGTTACGAAAAGCTGGTGGGAGACTTGCCAACGGTTGATGGGTTGAAGAATTATCAGCCACAGGTTATGAGCCGTATCTATGCCAGTGATGATCAGCTCATGGCCGAACTGGCCGCCGAACGGCGTATTTTTGTACCCTATTATGCTATACCCGATCGGGTAAAGCAGGCTTTTATTTCTGCTGAAGATCAGAAATTCTATAGCCATAATGGTGTAGACCCCTTAGCCATTATTCGTGCTGGCCTAACCGATTTAACCATGAGCCATGGCAAAAGGCCTATCGGAGCCTCTACCATTACCCAGCAGGTTTCGCGTATCATGTTATTGGGTTCAGTGCAGACCCTTTCCGTTACTCGTAAAATCAGGGAAGCATTGCTGGCTATGCGGGTTGAGCAATCTTTACCTAAAGAGCGTATCCTGGAAATTTATCTGAATGAAATTTATCTTGGGAATGGGGCTTACGGTATTGCAGCGGCCTCAGAAGCTTATTTTAACAAACCCCTGAACCAATTGGATAATGCCGAGGTGGCATTTTTAGCCGCTTTGCCTAAATCTCCTGCTAATTATAACCCTTATCGCTATCCCGATGTTGCAAGGGGACGAAGGAACTGGGTGCTTGAGAGAATGGTTGAAACGGGGGCTCTTTCGCGCAAGGAAGCTGACGAGGCTAAGGCAGAGCCGCTCGTGCCAAAAGTTTTTATACGCCCTGGTCCCGTTGGGGGTTCTGAGTGGTTCGCCGAAGCCGTTCGACGGGAGTTAATAGAGCGGTTTGGGAAAGACAAGGCCATGGAAGGGGGCTTGATTGCTCATACCAGCATGGATCCCAAATTACAGGCCAGTGCAACAGCATTACTGCATGAGGGCTTAATAAATTATGACCGTCGTCATAATCGTTGGCATGGGCCGGTGGGTCATATTCAGGATGTAGAAGAAGGCAGCTGGCAAAAGGAGTTACGTCTTGCCAAAGCGCCTTCTGGTTTATTGTACCAATGGCGGTTGGGGGTAATATTAACGAATAAGGGTAAGGTTGGTTGGTTGGATGGTCGTACCAACCGCCGTATGGAGCCTATTTCCCATACCGGGATGTTAACGGCTAAAGACTTAGGCTGGATGAGGAATGGCCATGCCTTTCATGTGGGGGATCTGGTTATGGTGGAGCCCCAGTCTTCTGATGGGCGTCAGTCTGATGAGCGTGTTACTATCCAGCAAATCCCAACAGTTGAGGGGGCTCTCGTTTCGGTGGATGTCCATACCGGGCGTGTTTTGGCTCTTGTAGGGGGTTGGTCGTTTGATGCCTCGCAGTTTAACCGTGCTACCCAGGCCCTACGTCAGCCTGGATCCTCGTTTAAACCTATTGTTTATCTTACGGCCATGGAACAAAATATTTCTCCTTCGCAAAAATTCGAGGATGCTCCTTTTTCCTCTGGGGATTGGCACCCCAGCAATTATGAAAAGGATTTTTGGGGCTCAACAACCCTGCATGACGCATTACGAGGCTCCCGTAACCTTGTAACCATTCGTCTGGCGGCTCATGTGGGGATGAGCAATGTCGCCAAAATGGCGATTGCCCTGCACGAGGTTGATTCTATGCCCAAAGTGTTACCCGCTGCTTTGGGGGCTGTAGAAACGACTGTATTGCGTGAAGCAGGGGCCTATGCTTCTATTGCTGCCCAAGGAAAGGTTGTGGTCCCCAGCTTGGTGGATTACGTTCAAGACAGGGACGGGCAGGTCATCTGGCATTCTTCCTTCTTTGAAGGGAAAGATCTGGATAATCCAAGCATTTACCCACAGCGAGTGGATAAGCGTGAAGAGGCTGCTACGCCTCAGAGTGCCTTCCAGATTATTACCATGATGGAAGATGTGATTAAGCGTGGAACGGGCCGCCGAGCAGGAGAGGGTATTACCCAACCTATAGCGGGGAAAACGGGAACCAGCCAGAATTTTAACGATGCCTGGTTTGCTGGTTTTTCGCCAGATGTGGTGACTATTGTCTGGATGGGATTTGACAAGCCCCAAAGCCTTGGAAAGAACGAAACAGGGGGAGTCGTTGCGGGACCGATTTGGAACAAGTTTATGAAAGAAGTCTTTCAGACCTTGCCGGCCACGCGTTTTGTTATCCCTTCTGGTATAACATTAGCTCAGTATAATACTGGTCGTGGAATAGCAACAGATGCCTTTAAGCCAGGGCAAAAGCCAGGGGCCAGTGCTAATTTATGGGGAAAAGGGTCAGACTCTCAGAAGTTAAGTGCTTCCGATACGGGTGCCGAGAACCTTCCCCTCTCCGAAAGCGATATGGAATCGGGTGGGGGGGCTGTAAGCAGTGGAGGAGCATCTTCTTATGAAACTGGCAGGAAGAAGACTGTTGATGCCCCATCTGCTGGGGGAGATATTGGCATGGGTGGTCTTTACTAG
- a CDS encoding aldo/keto reductase, whose protein sequence is MGDIKKEALPDATKAGTYRLRTDSRVREELDIVRLGFGAMRITGKGIWGYPPDIEQAKATLRKTQELGINFIDTADSYGPFVSEELIRETLYPYPKGLIIATKGGHTRHGPNIWRPIGNTDYLRQCVLMSLRRLKVERIDLWQLHRVGIDVPPEAQFQLMGDLQAEGLILYGGLSEVSVEMIKRASQYFTVATVQNRYNLVNRHSEDVLQYCEDNGIGFIPWAPLAAGSLEGENGRESVLVEMARRKKVTPGQLSLAWLLRRSPAIIPIPGTSNPQHLESNTRAAEIELTDEEFVQIDEYGRNEWHKTKTTKIVKPIKHSY, encoded by the coding sequence TTGGGTGATATCAAAAAAGAAGCTCTTCCTGATGCAACAAAAGCCGGCACTTATCGCCTACGCACCGATAGCCGTGTGAGAGAGGAGCTGGATATTGTCCGGCTAGGCTTTGGGGCTATGCGGATAACAGGCAAGGGGATATGGGGCTATCCCCCCGACATAGAGCAGGCAAAGGCAACCTTAAGGAAGACCCAAGAGCTGGGGATTAATTTTATTGATACCGCCGATAGCTATGGTCCTTTTGTGAGCGAAGAGCTCATTCGAGAAACATTATATCCCTATCCTAAAGGGCTGATTATTGCCACCAAAGGGGGGCATACCCGGCATGGCCCCAATATTTGGCGGCCTATTGGTAATACAGACTATCTTCGTCAATGCGTGCTGATGAGCCTGCGCAGGCTTAAGGTGGAGCGTATTGACTTATGGCAACTTCATCGGGTGGGAATAGATGTTCCGCCTGAGGCGCAGTTCCAGCTGATGGGGGATTTACAAGCTGAAGGGCTTATTCTTTATGGGGGGTTATCCGAAGTCTCAGTGGAGATGATCAAGCGGGCTTCCCAGTATTTTACGGTGGCGACCGTGCAAAATCGTTATAATCTCGTCAACCGTCACTCAGAAGATGTATTACAATATTGCGAGGATAACGGTATTGGTTTTATTCCCTGGGCGCCGTTGGCAGCAGGGTCTCTGGAAGGAGAGAATGGCAGGGAGTCTGTGCTGGTAGAAATGGCTAGGCGTAAAAAAGTTACACCGGGACAGTTATCTTTAGCATGGTTATTAAGGCGCTCTCCAGCCATTATTCCTATTCCTGGTACGTCTAATCCACAGCATTTAGAGAGTAATACCAGAGCTGCTGAAATAGAGTTAACAGATGAAGAATTTGTCCAGATTGATGAATATGGCAGAAATGAGTGGCACAAAACAAAAACCACAAAAATTGTTAAACCAATAAAACATTCCTATTAA
- the hrcA gene encoding heat-inducible transcriptional repressor HrcA, whose translation MSDRKERGGWIQNKSQYLSSLGLDTRSAAILREIVEEYLETGGPIGSRTLSERLSVSLSPATIRNVMAELTESGLLFAPHVSAGRLPTDKGLRLFVDGLLQLGGVSEQEQKLIAQALNSKGRSLQDLLSEASGMLAGLSSAAGLVVAPKGEGTIKHIEFIPLSAQRALVVLVNTDGQVENRVIEIPAGSPPSALAQASNYLNSRFSGLTLAELRLLVGEEMAANKTELDQLAVNVVESGLATWADGDKGGTLFIKGQGSLLTDITELEKLSTIQLLFERLETQEIMLQLLDLVEESDGVRIFIGAESSLFGVSGVATIVAPARNKQNRIVGAIGVIGPTRINYGRIIPVVDYTARLLGRFLE comes from the coding sequence ATGTCGGACAGAAAAGAGAGAGGTGGGTGGATACAAAATAAAAGCCAGTATTTATCCTCTTTGGGGCTGGATACCAGGTCTGCTGCTATTTTACGCGAAATTGTAGAAGAATATCTCGAAACGGGGGGACCGATTGGCTCTCGAACCCTTTCCGAGCGGCTTTCCGTTTCTCTTTCTCCTGCCACTATTCGTAATGTTATGGCCGAGCTGACAGAAAGTGGCTTGCTTTTTGCCCCGCATGTTTCGGCTGGGCGTTTGCCCACAGATAAAGGCCTGCGTTTGTTTGTCGATGGGTTGCTCCAATTAGGGGGGGTGAGCGAGCAAGAGCAAAAGCTGATCGCCCAGGCCCTTAACAGTAAAGGGCGTTCCTTACAAGATTTGCTTTCTGAGGCTTCAGGCATGCTTGCTGGCCTGTCTTCAGCAGCAGGGTTGGTTGTTGCTCCTAAAGGAGAGGGAACAATTAAACATATTGAGTTTATTCCCTTAAGTGCACAAAGGGCATTGGTGGTTTTGGTCAATACAGATGGGCAGGTAGAGAACCGTGTCATCGAAATTCCGGCAGGCTCTCCGCCTTCAGCCTTAGCACAGGCCAGTAACTACCTTAACTCCCGCTTTTCAGGGCTGACTTTGGCGGAGTTACGCTTGCTTGTGGGAGAAGAAATGGCAGCCAACAAGACAGAACTTGATCAATTGGCGGTGAATGTTGTGGAAAGTGGTCTGGCCACCTGGGCCGATGGGGATAAAGGGGGCACATTATTTATTAAAGGGCAAGGAAGCTTGCTGACAGATATTACCGAACTGGAAAAGCTTTCGACCATTCAGCTCTTGTTTGAGCGTTTAGAAACACAGGAAATTATGCTTCAACTTTTGGATCTGGTCGAGGAATCCGATGGGGTTAGAATATTTATCGGGGCAGAAAGTAGCTTGTTTGGGGTTTCAGGTGTGGCAACCATTGTTGCTCCTGCACGCAATAAGCAAAACCGTATCGTAGGGGCAATCGGCGTGATTGGCCCTACGCGCATCAATTATGGTCGTATTATCCCTGTTGTAGACTATACGGCCCGTCTGCTAGGGCGGTTTCTGGAATAA
- the rph gene encoding ribonuclease PH, with product MRFSGRARNALRPVSIEPGFAHHAEGSVLIRMGNTEVICAATVENKVPPFLRNQGLGWVTAEYGMLPRSTHTRTNREAAKGKQSGRTQEIQRLIGRSLRAVVNRKLMGEMTITLDCDVINADGGTRCASITGAWVALHLAFDSLLQKKALQHHPITGQIAAVSCGLDTHGPLLDLDYQEDSSAATDANFILTADNRIVEIQMTAEEKPFSSTEMHSLLALAQEGTQSLFTYQNKALHAEKSRKTA from the coding sequence ATGCGTTTTTCTGGCCGCGCGCGCAATGCACTCCGTCCTGTTTCCATTGAACCGGGCTTTGCCCACCATGCAGAAGGCTCTGTTTTAATCCGCATGGGAAACACTGAAGTCATTTGTGCTGCTACAGTAGAAAACAAGGTGCCCCCTTTTTTGCGTAATCAGGGCCTAGGGTGGGTTACCGCTGAATATGGCATGCTCCCCCGATCTACCCATACGCGCACCAACCGCGAAGCGGCCAAGGGCAAGCAATCTGGCCGAACCCAGGAAATACAACGCCTTATCGGCCGCTCCCTCAGGGCTGTTGTTAATCGTAAGCTGATGGGAGAGATGACCATAACGCTGGATTGTGATGTTATTAATGCTGATGGAGGTACCCGTTGCGCCTCTATCACCGGGGCGTGGGTGGCTTTACATTTGGCTTTTGATTCCCTTCTCCAGAAAAAAGCCCTACAACACCATCCCATAACAGGGCAAATTGCTGCTGTTTCTTGTGGGCTAGACACTCACGGACCACTGCTCGACTTAGACTATCAAGAAGATAGCTCAGCTGCCACAGACGCCAATTTTATTCTTACAGCGGATAACAGAATTGTCGAAATCCAGATGACTGCCGAAGAAAAACCCTTTAGCAGCACAGAAATGCACTCTCTCCTTGCACTGGCCCAAGAAGGCACACAAAGTCTTTTCACCTACCAGAACAAAGCTTTGCACGCAGAAAAATCCCGTAAGACAGCCTAA
- the rdgB gene encoding RdgB/HAM1 family non-canonical purine NTP pyrophosphatase, with product MLSSYQRLTRGETLVLASHNKGKLQEFNSLLSPYEITVVSAGSLNLAEPDETETTFAGNALLKAHHAAQATNLPALADDSGFCVAELDGQPGIYSARWAGPNKDFSFAMHRIHTLLKGKEKSRAWFSCVLCLYWPQGPAYSFEGQVNGTFVWPPRGDKGHGYDPVFQPEGYDKTFAEMPEAEKNALSHRFLAFAQLRKHSLPLL from the coding sequence ATGCTTAGCTCGTACCAGCGCCTAACACGGGGAGAAACCCTTGTTCTTGCCAGTCACAACAAGGGAAAACTACAAGAATTTAATAGCCTTCTCTCCCCTTATGAAATCACCGTTGTTTCCGCAGGCTCCCTTAATCTAGCAGAGCCTGATGAAACAGAAACAACATTTGCCGGCAACGCTTTGCTTAAAGCCCACCATGCAGCCCAAGCCACAAATCTGCCGGCCTTGGCCGATGATTCTGGCTTTTGTGTTGCAGAACTTGATGGACAACCGGGCATTTATTCAGCCCGATGGGCTGGCCCCAACAAAGATTTTTCCTTTGCCATGCATCGTATCCACACGCTTTTAAAAGGAAAGGAAAAGAGCCGGGCCTGGTTTTCTTGCGTATTATGCCTCTATTGGCCCCAAGGCCCCGCCTATAGTTTTGAGGGCCAGGTTAATGGCACTTTTGTGTGGCCACCCCGTGGGGATAAGGGCCATGGATACGATCCCGTCTTTCAGCCAGAGGGATATGACAAAACATTCGCAGAAATGCCTGAAGCGGAAAAAAATGCCCTTAGCCACCGCTTTCTTGCTTTTGCCCAACTCCGTAAACATAGTCTCCCACTCCTCTAA
- a CDS encoding MMPL family transporter — protein MLAHCMEKIVLLCSRYAWLVLVLTLFLAGGAIWATKFWLGVTTDTSIMFSSSLPWRERSNQLAKNFPQKENLLVAIVQGDIPEITDLTAQELAEKLTQDHQNFKSVLLPGDDPYLEKNGLLFLEPKALDALMDTTIQAQPFLGSMAADPSARGLFQAISLIAQGVKENQADLSSFKEPLKRFAKVINDDADGKHEYLSWENLLAGELIELKGRYQFIVIQPVLDFSSLVPGEKATSQMKKIIAELPFVKSGQAKIHITGQVQINDEEFSTVAQGMVSGLLVSFGLVSLWLFLAVKTWRVILPILFSLVMGLLFTTGFAAIWEGTLNLISVAFAILYIGIAVDFAIQFSVRFRAQKVSYSGRQGLHVALGKTAKETGPQIFIASLATSAGFMAFIPTSFVGVAQLGVIAGVGMLIAFFCTLTLLPAALSVFKPPVETPETGFLFMMPVDKAIRTHRKYILAVFAGVACLGIVLTPHMLFDSDPLHTKNPNSEGMQALSLLVQDPHTSPYNAEMMVNSVEEGYALQKSLSALPTVGDVIWLYSFVPEKQNEKLPILASARDILFPTLVVGTPKPISTAEDIRQAAAKTAADLAGIMDKLNGDDPLRSIYKALVKLTKEPDEDVLAVNNGLTRFLPLQLDRLRLMLSVNKEVTVKDIPEIIRRDYVAPDGRLRFEIHPKGNMQDNSELRKFVKEVYTVTPQVSGSAIDVFESAETIISSFKVAAASALVVITFILIVGLRDIKIITLVLAPLILSGLMTVIMIVVLPEILNFANIIALPLLLGVGVSFNIYFAMNWGRAIKNPLSSPTARAVLFSALTTGSAFGSLAASHHPGTASMGRMLLLSLACTLVASLIFLPAFMPNRPNIDE, from the coding sequence ATGCTCGCACACTGTATGGAAAAAATTGTTTTGCTATGTTCTCGCTACGCCTGGCTAGTACTGGTGTTAACACTTTTTCTTGCAGGGGGTGCTATCTGGGCTACAAAATTTTGGCTTGGGGTTACAACTGATACCAGTATAATGTTTTCTTCCTCCCTCCCCTGGAGGGAGCGCTCAAACCAACTGGCTAAAAATTTTCCTCAAAAAGAGAATCTTCTTGTTGCTATTGTGCAGGGAGATATTCCTGAAATAACGGATCTTACCGCCCAGGAGCTGGCGGAGAAACTCACCCAGGATCATCAAAATTTCAAATCTGTTCTTTTACCAGGAGATGACCCCTATCTGGAAAAGAATGGCTTGCTCTTTTTAGAGCCAAAGGCTTTGGACGCATTGATGGATACCACCATTCAGGCCCAGCCATTTTTGGGCAGTATGGCAGCTGACCCTTCAGCAAGGGGGTTATTTCAGGCGATTTCCCTCATTGCCCAAGGCGTAAAGGAAAACCAGGCCGATCTTTCCTCGTTCAAGGAGCCGTTAAAGCGTTTTGCAAAAGTGATTAACGATGATGCCGATGGGAAACATGAGTACCTCTCATGGGAGAACTTGTTGGCGGGGGAGCTTATTGAGCTGAAGGGGCGCTATCAGTTTATTGTTATCCAGCCAGTGCTGGATTTTTCTTCTCTGGTCCCGGGAGAAAAAGCCACCAGCCAGATGAAAAAGATTATTGCAGAGCTTCCCTTTGTCAAATCAGGACAGGCCAAAATCCACATAACCGGTCAAGTCCAAATTAATGATGAAGAATTTTCAACCGTAGCCCAAGGCATGGTTTCTGGTCTTTTGGTGTCTTTTGGTCTCGTTTCCCTATGGTTATTTCTTGCCGTAAAAACCTGGCGGGTTATTCTGCCCATTTTGTTCTCGCTTGTCATGGGGCTGCTCTTTACCACGGGGTTTGCTGCCATTTGGGAAGGAACACTGAACCTTATCTCTGTGGCTTTTGCGATTTTATATATTGGGATTGCCGTTGATTTTGCCATTCAGTTTTCTGTTCGTTTCCGTGCACAAAAAGTCAGCTATTCAGGCCGTCAGGGCTTGCATGTCGCCTTGGGCAAAACAGCTAAGGAAACAGGGCCTCAGATTTTTATTGCCTCTTTGGCAACATCTGCTGGCTTTATGGCATTTATCCCCACCTCTTTTGTTGGCGTAGCCCAGCTGGGGGTTATTGCTGGGGTAGGGATGTTGATTGCTTTTTTCTGCACATTAACCCTATTGCCCGCAGCATTAAGTGTATTTAAACCGCCGGTAGAAACGCCAGAAACAGGCTTTTTGTTTATGATGCCGGTTGATAAGGCCATTAGAACCCATCGAAAGTATATTTTGGCCGTCTTTGCAGGGGTAGCTTGTTTAGGCATTGTGCTGACCCCGCATATGTTGTTTGATTCAGACCCACTTCATACTAAGAACCCCAATTCAGAAGGGATGCAGGCCCTTTCCTTATTGGTTCAAGATCCTCATACCTCGCCCTATAATGCTGAAATGATGGTGAACTCTGTAGAAGAAGGGTATGCACTTCAAAAAAGCCTTTCTGCTTTACCAACCGTTGGGGATGTGATTTGGCTTTACTCTTTTGTCCCCGAAAAGCAGAATGAAAAATTGCCTATTCTGGCCTCGGCAAGAGATATCTTGTTTCCCACCTTGGTTGTTGGCACTCCAAAGCCAATATCTACGGCAGAGGACATTCGGCAGGCCGCTGCCAAAACAGCAGCTGATTTGGCCGGTATAATGGATAAGCTTAACGGTGATGACCCACTTAGGAGCATCTATAAGGCTCTTGTTAAGCTTACAAAGGAGCCAGATGAGGATGTTCTGGCTGTGAATAATGGTTTAACCCGCTTCTTGCCCCTGCAATTGGATCGTCTACGGTTGATGCTTTCAGTCAATAAGGAAGTAACCGTTAAAGATATTCCTGAAATTATTCGAAGGGATTATGTCGCTCCCGATGGGCGTCTCAGGTTTGAAATTCATCCCAAGGGCAATATGCAAGATAACAGTGAGCTTAGAAAATTTGTTAAAGAGGTCTATACTGTCACACCGCAAGTTTCTGGTTCTGCCATAGATGTCTTTGAAAGTGCTGAAACCATTATCTCCTCCTTTAAGGTGGCTGCTGCCTCTGCTCTTGTCGTTATTACCTTTATTCTGATTGTAGGGTTAAGGGATATTAAGATTATTACCTTGGTTCTGGCTCCTTTAATTCTTTCAGGATTGATGACGGTAATTATGATAGTGGTTCTTCCGGAGATTTTAAATTTTGCCAATATTATTGCCCTTCCTCTGCTATTAGGGGTTGGGGTTTCCTTTAATATTTATTTTGCCATGAACTGGGGACGAGCCATTAAGAACCCCCTTTCTTCTCCAACCGCACGGGCCGTTTTGTTTTCGGCTTTAACAACAGGGTCGGCATTTGGGTCGTTGGCAGCGTCCCATCATCCTGGCACGGCAAGTATGGGGCGTATGTTGTTATTATCCCTTGCTTGTACGTTGGTTGCCTCTTTAATATTTCTTCCTGCTTTTATGCCTAATCGCCCCAATATTGATGAATAA
- a CDS encoding flippase-like domain-containing protein, whose amino-acid sequence MKYITFLAGLFGISLTVLMVWQFGFYAILSLIFSVSWGIIPIVGFHATQLACTAWAWKKIGTTFNHHLSFRYFFLIRSIREGINDLLPVAQIGGDIIGTRMVAYRGLSFSQATATVITDLTMELASQVIFIVMGVSLLVLSVKDVSHTGQIIDGIGLLLAGICFFVGVQYLGGISLVEKLMIRLAHQHGWSKAEELRGLDKNIRQIYHRKKNVFLALMAQFLGWALGTGEVYIILYYMGVPKPLLACFIIESVGQVVKSAGFVVPGGLGVSEWGLVFVGGVFGLSPQEGITLSLLKRIREIGWGVPSLLLWQWVESKHKALAPLELTPLMATKTYEGVCSKNDADDKV is encoded by the coding sequence ATGAAATACATAACCTTTTTGGCTGGCTTATTTGGTATTAGCCTTACAGTGTTGATGGTGTGGCAGTTTGGGTTTTATGCCATTCTCTCTCTTATTTTCAGTGTAAGCTGGGGGATTATTCCTATTGTAGGGTTCCATGCTACCCAGCTGGCTTGTACCGCCTGGGCATGGAAAAAAATTGGTACGACTTTTAATCATCACCTTTCTTTTCGATATTTTTTTCTAATACGAAGTATTCGTGAAGGGATAAATGATCTCCTCCCCGTTGCCCAGATTGGGGGTGATATTATCGGCACACGAATGGTTGCCTATCGGGGTTTATCTTTTAGCCAAGCCACAGCGACTGTCATAACAGACCTGACGATGGAGTTGGCTTCTCAGGTTATTTTTATTGTTATGGGCGTATCCCTTCTTGTGCTTTCAGTAAAGGATGTCTCTCATACAGGGCAGATTATTGATGGGATAGGGCTTTTACTGGCGGGCATATGCTTTTTTGTGGGGGTTCAATATCTGGGCGGGATTTCTCTAGTAGAAAAGCTGATGATTCGCTTAGCTCATCAGCATGGATGGAGTAAGGCCGAGGAACTGCGCGGTCTTGATAAAAATATTCGTCAGATTTATCACCGCAAGAAAAACGTTTTTCTTGCTTTGATGGCCCAGTTTTTAGGGTGGGCCCTCGGCACAGGCGAAGTCTATATTATTCTGTATTATATGGGGGTGCCAAAACCTTTACTGGCATGTTTTATTATTGAAAGTGTGGGGCAGGTTGTTAAATCTGCGGGTTTTGTGGTTCCAGGGGGGTTAGGGGTTTCTGAATGGGGTCTTGTTTTTGTGGGGGGTGTTTTTGGCCTTTCTCCGCAGGAAGGAATAACTCTTTCCCTGTTAAAGCGTATAAGAGAAATAGGATGGGGTGTTCCTTCTCTCTTGTTATGGCAGTGGGTGGAAAGCAAACATAAGGCTCTAGCTCCATTGGAGCTTACCCCGTTAATGGCTACAAAAACTTATGAGGGGGTATGTAGTAAAAATGATGCAGATGATAAGGTTTGA